In Sideroxyarcus emersonii, one DNA window encodes the following:
- a CDS encoding segregation and condensation protein A, whose product MSTEELSKEQQILRLMRKTLGSVVRDATPLGGRPNPLKDTTIQEIKDCFALISDREKELAGQLGFDQAKPYYKDGEQPNSNVLNFVKPSKE is encoded by the coding sequence ATGAGCACAGAAGAGTTAAGCAAGGAACAACAGATCCTGCGCCTGATGCGCAAAACGCTGGGCAGCGTCGTCAGGGACGCCACCCCGCTCGGCGGACGCCCAAATCCACTGAAGGACACCACTATCCAGGAGATCAAGGATTGTTTCGCCTTGATCTCCGACCGCGAAAAGGAATTGGCCGGGCAACTCGGCTTCGACCAGGCCAAGCCTTATTACAAGGACGGCGAGCAACCGAATTCGAACGTGCTCAACTTCGTCAAACCGTCCAAAGAATAG
- a CDS encoding radical SAM protein has protein sequence MPLPYDMPLFRPPSEGDNLIIQATLGCSFNQCSFCAMYRSKHYVERPLADVCADIRTAAADWPDAQRVFLADGDALALPTEHLFAILRELAATFPRLTRVSCYATPGNLQRKSTEELTLLHEHKLSLLYFGIESGSDLILKKITKGATQWRMAEVLHKAHASGMKVSATVILGLGGTTHSEEHIDGTIALLNSAPVSYLSTLQLYPDESIAEEFRRKYGEPFEMPNDLAILKEQERLVSGLNPPQPVIFRSNHASNALALAGNLPRDKEKLLQQLREAMEGQRPLRPYYMRGL, from the coding sequence ATGCCCCTGCCCTATGACATGCCGCTGTTCCGCCCTCCCTCCGAAGGCGACAACCTGATCATCCAGGCCACGCTGGGCTGCAGCTTCAACCAGTGCAGCTTCTGCGCCATGTATCGCAGCAAGCACTATGTCGAACGCCCGCTGGCTGACGTGTGTGCCGATATCCGCACTGCCGCCGCCGACTGGCCGGATGCGCAACGCGTGTTCCTCGCCGATGGCGATGCGCTAGCCCTGCCGACGGAACACCTGTTCGCCATCCTGCGCGAACTGGCCGCAACGTTCCCGCGCCTGACGCGCGTTTCCTGCTATGCCACGCCCGGCAACCTGCAACGCAAGAGCACCGAAGAACTGACCCTGCTGCACGAACACAAGCTGAGCCTGCTCTACTTCGGCATCGAATCCGGCTCCGACCTCATCCTGAAAAAGATCACCAAGGGCGCCACGCAATGGCGCATGGCCGAAGTACTGCACAAGGCGCATGCCAGCGGCATGAAAGTTTCCGCCACCGTCATCCTCGGACTCGGCGGCACCACTCACAGCGAAGAGCACATCGACGGCACCATCGCCCTGCTCAACAGCGCACCCGTCAGCTACCTCTCCACGCTGCAACTGTATCCGGACGAAAGCATCGCCGAAGAATTCCGGCGCAAATACGGCGAACCATTCGAGATGCCAAACGACCTGGCGATATTGAAGGAACAGGAAAGACTCGTCAGCGGCCTCAACCCGCCGCAGCCGGTGATCTTCCGCTCCAACCACGCCTCCAATGCGCTGGCACTCGCCGGCAACCTGCCCAGGGACAAAGAGAAACTGCTGCAGCAACTGCGTGAAGCGATGGAGGGACAGCGGCCGCTGCGGCCGTATTACATGCGCGGGCTTTAA
- a CDS encoding DUF4160 domain-containing protein translates to MEPPHIHVDTGEGECKYWLEPIRLARSRNIGPVELRRIEAAVFEHQDLFKEKWHEFFHH, encoded by the coding sequence ATGGAGCCGCCACATATCCATGTGGACACGGGAGAAGGTGAATGCAAGTATTGGCTAGAGCCGATCAGACTGGCCAGAAGCCGCAACATCGGCCCTGTCGAATTGCGACGTATCGAAGCGGCAGTATTCGAGCATCAGGATTTGTTCAAGGAGAAATGGCATGAGTTTTTCCATCACTGA
- a CDS encoding DUF2442 domain-containing protein, translated as MSFSITELEHCATRVWVTGRIVFVELTDGRQIGFPAARFKLLSKASDEQLKNVTLRANGTALRWDELDEDISVSGIVEGHFQLPLPMAA; from the coding sequence ATGAGTTTTTCCATCACTGAATTGGAGCATTGCGCCACCCGCGTCTGGGTGACTGGTCGTATCGTCTTTGTGGAGCTCACAGATGGTCGGCAGATCGGATTCCCCGCTGCCCGCTTCAAATTATTGAGCAAAGCGAGCGACGAGCAACTCAAGAATGTCACACTGCGAGCAAATGGCACTGCATTGCGCTGGGACGAACTGGACGAAGATATTTCCGTAAGCGGTATCGTTGAAGGACACTTCCAATTGCCACTACCGATGGCGGCATAA
- a CDS encoding dsDNA nuclease domain-containing protein — protein sequence MAREGKACAGLAGRNTAYAEEAADFGCVVGGGGVVMTEIHEIQPREQKGRDTLARYRAQLMAAAYASLRILDGKGVDRVYSDFHDDFVVRFNENGKRSYHFFQVKTNEKRKYQWSLNDTWGLTKKDKEARELNEDEIKKIRNSFFGKLLLHCINFGSSCKESTLLTNVHFEDDVESLISSIQSKSTSGRIDLIKKNFNQIYPSATPHVEEAVVDFLSKLTIEPDVSYVDPNVSDFTMRTRDAIHKYSEIDLEHEEACEIALSCIQLFFSKSFQQVLPSITEIQLDEVAGVGLDDLLKVLSISKDAYKVLADGGDAKALKSASIIQRRLSRCNAAPSIIEFCSRQKIAWDAWSREKRHDMAEFDFNLLQQELHQVIRDWNGSNWEWLQEKLETLSDKWKAKPVGTSVTPELLLGGIFSTLVKTEML from the coding sequence ATGGCGCGAGAAGGAAAAGCTTGCGCTGGCCTGGCTGGAAGAAACACTGCCTACGCTGAAGAGGCCGCTGACTTCGGATGCGTGGTTGGGGGTGGGGGTGTAGTGATGACTGAAATACACGAAATTCAACCTAGGGAACAAAAGGGGCGAGATACGTTAGCACGCTATAGAGCGCAACTAATGGCCGCTGCTTATGCCAGCTTGCGAATACTTGATGGAAAAGGTGTTGATCGAGTCTACAGTGACTTCCATGACGATTTCGTGGTGCGTTTTAACGAAAATGGGAAACGCAGCTATCACTTTTTCCAGGTTAAAACCAATGAAAAAAGAAAATACCAATGGTCGTTGAATGACACATGGGGGCTTACGAAAAAAGATAAAGAGGCCCGAGAACTTAATGAGGATGAAATAAAGAAGATTCGTAACAGCTTCTTCGGAAAGCTACTACTTCATTGCATCAACTTCGGATCGAGCTGCAAAGAGTCCACCCTGCTTACAAATGTTCATTTTGAGGATGACGTAGAAAGCCTAATTTCATCCATTCAGAGCAAAAGCACATCTGGACGAATCGATTTAATCAAGAAGAACTTCAATCAAATATATCCCTCTGCAACTCCGCATGTAGAAGAAGCTGTAGTCGATTTCCTCTCCAAGCTAACGATTGAACCTGATGTTAGCTATGTCGACCCCAATGTTAGCGATTTCACTATGCGCACAAGGGACGCCATTCATAAATACAGTGAGATTGATCTCGAACACGAGGAGGCATGTGAAATAGCCCTTAGCTGCATACAGCTCTTTTTCAGCAAATCATTCCAGCAAGTTCTCCCCAGCATCACAGAAATTCAGCTAGACGAAGTTGCTGGCGTTGGTCTGGATGATTTACTGAAAGTCCTCTCTATTTCCAAGGATGCTTACAAAGTCCTTGCTGATGGCGGTGATGCAAAGGCACTAAAGTCAGCATCCATCATTCAAAGGAGGTTGTCGCGGTGCAACGCGGCACCTAGCATCATTGAGTTTTGCAGCCGCCAAAAGATCGCTTGGGACGCATGGTCGAGGGAGAAACGCCATGATATGGCTGAGTTTGACTTCAACCTTTTACAGCAAGAACTTCACCAAGTAATCCGGGACTGGAATGGAAGCAATTGGGAATGGTTACAGGAAAAATTAGAAACACTCTCTGATAAGTGGAAAGCCAAACCGGTTGGCACTTCGGTTACACCGGAACTATTGCTAGGCGGAATTTTCTCGACACTTGTAAAAACAGAAATGCTATGA
- a CDS encoding metallophosphoesterase: MNSFRISHLSDLHLTAKDNAARSEPKLFGALTGMNANFRKIVASRAIQESDLVLVTGDVTDRGDIDTWKFFWDTVEKANIKDRVRVVPGNHDVCCLGARLPKTGKQYREEDMAKAHKGLLMGGQPTKFPWAYSPDPRVVVFGLNSNNLGNFTAATNAMGDIGYYQLKDLASLLYKHREVPVKIIAMHHSPNIPEEKTAIKRGQRPFSQLDRIGHQVPESQRRMLNLLCVTHKVRLLLHGHLHMSEDRRITGVRYIGAAASTAPQHSPKGPILQFPTYQVSTRTHRVFCNSALVPI, encoded by the coding sequence GTGAACAGCTTTAGAATTTCCCATCTTTCCGACTTGCATCTGACAGCGAAGGACAACGCCGCACGCTCAGAACCCAAGCTCTTTGGCGCACTAACCGGCATGAATGCCAACTTCCGAAAGATTGTCGCCTCAAGGGCGATCCAGGAATCTGATCTGGTATTAGTGACGGGCGATGTCACCGATCGTGGTGATATCGATACATGGAAATTTTTCTGGGACACAGTGGAGAAGGCCAATATCAAAGATCGGGTGCGTGTGGTGCCTGGCAACCATGATGTTTGCTGTTTGGGTGCGCGTCTTCCAAAAACAGGTAAACAGTACCGCGAAGAGGACATGGCAAAGGCTCACAAGGGGCTACTGATGGGCGGCCAGCCGACCAAGTTTCCTTGGGCATATAGTCCTGATCCTCGCGTCGTGGTGTTTGGACTTAACTCGAATAATCTGGGAAATTTCACCGCGGCCACCAATGCCATGGGTGATATTGGTTACTATCAACTAAAGGACTTGGCGAGCTTGTTATACAAGCATCGGGAGGTGCCTGTGAAAATCATTGCCATGCACCACAGCCCGAACATCCCTGAAGAGAAAACGGCGATCAAACGTGGACAGCGCCCTTTTTCGCAGCTCGATCGCATTGGGCACCAAGTGCCGGAGTCGCAAAGGCGGATGCTCAATCTGCTTTGTGTCACGCACAAGGTTCGACTGCTGTTACACGGGCATCTGCATATGTCGGAGGATCGTCGTATAACTGGCGTGCGATATATTGGTGCAGCAGCTTCGACCGCGCCACAACACAGCCCCAAAGGGCCTATCCTGCAATTTCCAACCTATCAAGTGTCCACTAGAACACATCGAGTATTCTGCAATAGTGCATTAGTGCCGATATGA
- a CDS encoding S24 family peptidase → MQTRKPINIPVVAAATQQDAAPESNCSGNELVALMVLGDSMQPEFIEGEILVIEMGRPARDGSFVIAEVAKEDFIFRQLRRNEQGGWLLHALNTAYLDTPIASLDCLKGVVIHKKKPGARKSVKYYE, encoded by the coding sequence ATGCAAACGCGCAAGCCGATCAACATCCCCGTCGTTGCCGCCGCCACGCAGCAGGACGCCGCACCCGAAAGCAACTGCTCCGGCAACGAACTGGTCGCGCTGATGGTGCTGGGCGACAGCATGCAGCCGGAATTCATCGAGGGCGAGATCCTGGTCATCGAGATGGGCAGGCCGGCAAGGGATGGCTCGTTCGTGATCGCCGAGGTGGCGAAGGAAGACTTCATCTTTCGCCAGCTCAGGCGCAACGAGCAAGGCGGCTGGCTGCTGCATGCGCTCAATACGGCCTACTTGGATACCCCCATCGCCAGTCTCGATTGCCTCAAGGGTGTGGTCATCCACAAGAAGAAGCCGGGGGCGCGGAAGTCGGTCAAGTACTACGAATGA
- a CDS encoding RNA methyltransferase, with the protein MRISQLRQRLHDLGCKPCHQDRLLRGWSQLCSYDKKGSPAQTFFPAALRNELPAIEAELDGLARLHGEYPADAEVARLLVGLADGQMVESVLLPRGGLCVSTQVGCAVGCVFCMSGRDGLLRQLGSAEIVAQVVLARKRRAVSKVVFMGMGEPAHNLDNVLEAIEVLGTLGGIGHKNLVLSTVGDLRVFERLPQQLVKPALALSLHSTDAALRARLLPQARQIAVAELVQRGEDYARATGYPVQYQWTLIEGVNDSDAEVERIAQLLSGKYAVMNFIPFNDVEGLPYRRPSAERMAYMVGTLKQRGILARLRDSAGQEVEGACGQLRARAATARMATIARPQRQNVPQ; encoded by the coding sequence ATGCGCATCTCCCAACTCCGCCAACGCCTGCATGACCTCGGCTGCAAGCCTTGCCACCAGGACCGCCTGCTGCGCGGCTGGAGCCAGCTCTGCTCGTACGACAAGAAAGGCAGCCCCGCGCAGACGTTCTTTCCCGCTGCGTTGCGCAACGAGTTGCCCGCCATCGAAGCGGAGCTGGATGGGCTGGCACGCCTGCACGGCGAATACCCCGCCGATGCCGAGGTGGCACGGCTGCTGGTGGGGCTGGCCGACGGCCAGATGGTGGAAAGCGTGCTGCTGCCGCGCGGCGGGCTGTGCGTATCGACGCAGGTGGGTTGTGCGGTGGGCTGTGTGTTCTGCATGAGCGGGCGCGACGGCCTGCTGCGCCAGCTCGGCAGCGCCGAGATCGTGGCGCAGGTGGTGCTGGCACGCAAACGCCGCGCGGTGAGCAAGGTGGTGTTCATGGGCATGGGCGAGCCGGCGCACAACCTGGACAACGTGCTGGAGGCGATCGAGGTGCTGGGGACGCTGGGCGGCATCGGGCACAAGAACCTGGTGCTTTCCACGGTGGGCGACCTGCGCGTGTTCGAACGACTGCCGCAGCAGTTGGTGAAACCCGCGCTCGCGCTCTCGCTGCACAGTACCGATGCGGCGCTGCGCGCCAGGCTGCTGCCGCAGGCGCGGCAGATTGCGGTGGCCGAGCTGGTGCAGCGCGGCGAGGACTATGCGCGCGCCACCGGCTATCCGGTGCAATATCAATGGACCTTGATCGAGGGTGTGAACGACAGCGATGCCGAGGTGGAACGGATCGCGCAGCTCCTTTCCGGCAAGTATGCGGTGATGAACTTCATTCCTTTCAACGACGTGGAGGGTCTGCCCTACCGCCGCCCTTCGGCCGAACGGATGGCTTATATGGTGGGCACGCTGAAGCAGCGGGGCATCCTCGCCCGCCTGCGCGACTCGGCCGGGCAGGAGGTCGAGGGCGCCTGCGGGCAGTTGCGGGCACGGGCGGCAACAGCCAGGATGGCCACCATCGCCCGCCCACAACGCCAGAACGTGCCGCAATAA
- a CDS encoding adenylate/guanylate cyclase domain-containing protein: MRLNIKSTEVWLLLIVSLMALGANLPDNLVGSAVDRNLLLVMLSVTVFIALFRYLKLMLFLSVSILAIGANLPDQLAAQLGISRTAMIVASGLLVVVALLYKLYQQRKPTGAATATEGVSEATMEVPVSVSHLRDTPDSRFSIISAILNGDFAALHQLLISDVEVNFSQDGQIPLFLAIEKGNADIVLLLLIHGAKLRIKNQYGQTPTDLALKLRFARIAKILHYAETQNMAIQNRAVYSSHQTRKMAVLFADICGSTALYDQLGNEAALNMITRTLNLLKQEVASHKGTLIKTIGDEIMCTFPNAARAAQAARAMHQVLDAEKPGGEHPIAVRIGLHFGDVILKANDVFGDTVNIAARIASITRARQIMTTQDVIDVLPAELGHRAIPIARASLRGKQDALEVFQLVWGADDTQSRRIGDSTLRGLDAAKATADIQQNVLAATFS, from the coding sequence ATGCGATTGAACATCAAGAGCACCGAAGTCTGGCTTCTGCTGATCGTTTCCTTGATGGCGCTGGGCGCCAATCTTCCGGACAACCTGGTCGGGAGCGCGGTCGACCGCAACCTGTTGCTGGTCATGCTGTCGGTGACGGTCTTCATAGCGCTGTTCCGCTACCTCAAATTGATGCTGTTCCTGTCCGTCTCGATCCTGGCCATCGGTGCCAACCTGCCGGATCAGCTGGCCGCCCAGCTCGGCATCAGCCGGACTGCGATGATTGTGGCGTCCGGCCTGCTGGTGGTGGTTGCGCTGCTGTACAAGCTGTATCAACAGCGCAAACCGACCGGCGCAGCGACGGCAACCGAGGGCGTCAGCGAGGCGACGATGGAAGTGCCGGTATCGGTGAGCCATTTGCGCGACACCCCCGATTCCAGGTTCTCGATCATCTCGGCCATCCTGAACGGCGACTTTGCCGCCTTGCATCAGCTGCTCATCTCGGATGTGGAAGTGAATTTCAGCCAGGACGGCCAGATCCCGCTCTTCCTCGCCATCGAAAAAGGCAATGCCGATATCGTCCTGCTGTTGCTGATCCACGGGGCGAAACTCAGGATCAAGAACCAGTATGGGCAGACGCCCACCGACCTGGCGCTGAAGCTCCGCTTCGCGCGCATCGCCAAAATCCTGCATTACGCCGAAACGCAGAACATGGCCATCCAGAACCGCGCCGTCTATTCGTCCCATCAGACGAGGAAGATGGCCGTGCTGTTTGCCGATATCTGCGGCAGCACCGCCCTGTATGACCAGCTGGGGAACGAGGCTGCGCTGAACATGATCACGCGCACGCTGAATCTGCTGAAGCAGGAAGTCGCCAGCCACAAGGGCACGCTGATCAAGACCATCGGCGACGAAATCATGTGCACCTTCCCCAACGCCGCGCGGGCGGCCCAGGCGGCTCGCGCCATGCATCAGGTGCTCGATGCCGAGAAGCCCGGCGGCGAACATCCGATCGCGGTGCGCATCGGCCTGCATTTCGGCGATGTCATCCTCAAGGCCAACGATGTGTTCGGCGATACCGTGAATATCGCCGCCCGCATCGCCTCGATCACCAGGGCGCGGCAGATCATGACCACGCAGGATGTCATCGACGTCCTGCCTGCGGAACTGGGCCACCGGGCGATCCCCATCGCCCGCGCATCGCTCCGCGGCAAGCAGGATGCGCTGGAGGTGTTCCAATTGGTCTGGGGAGCGGACGATACGCAGAGCCGCCGGATCGGCGACTCAACCTTGCGCGGGCTGGATGCCGCCAAAGCGACTGCGGACATCCAGCAGAACGTGCTGGCCGCAACGTTCAGCTGA
- a CDS encoding phage holin family protein, whose amino-acid sequence MTDDIFLFLVHLVITALSLWLASFIFRGIKFANNGALVMAALLLGLANAFIRPIIIFLTFPLTMVTFGFFLLVINALMMMFVSSAVPGFKVSGFWTAFFASIFIAVLSFFVGLFIFQSGDHPIAIPAQQGLTYS is encoded by the coding sequence ATGACGGACGACATCTTTCTGTTTCTGGTACACCTGGTTATCACCGCGCTATCGCTCTGGCTGGCCAGCTTCATCTTCCGCGGCATCAAATTCGCCAACAACGGCGCGTTGGTCATGGCCGCGCTCCTGCTCGGCCTGGCCAATGCGTTCATCCGGCCGATCATCATCTTCCTGACCTTTCCGCTGACGATGGTCACCTTCGGTTTTTTCCTGCTGGTGATCAATGCGCTGATGATGATGTTCGTTTCGTCGGCGGTGCCCGGTTTCAAGGTGTCCGGATTCTGGACCGCGTTCTTCGCCAGCATCTTCATCGCGGTGCTCAGCTTTTTCGTCGGCCTGTTCATCTTCCAGTCCGGCGACCATCCGATCGCGATTCCCGCGCAGCAGGGCCTGACCTATTCCTGA
- a CDS encoding 3'-5' exonuclease — protein sequence MKKVAPTKDEIALLAPFAGLTLERIHVPASGPEFAAAAAAIKAAGIVGFDTESRPTFVTGDVSEGPHVVQFALHDKAYLFQVHRSDGHPFLVELLQSEQLIKVGFGLKSDSSHIYAKLGVRFSGVVDLNTVFSMQGYRKEMGARAAVGLVLNRRFAKSKKITTTNWSQQELTPQQMLYAANDAYAALKVLEALALPRNALPIMGQPAIHKADLLE from the coding sequence ATGAAAAAAGTCGCCCCGACCAAGGATGAGATCGCGCTGCTGGCGCCGTTCGCCGGCCTCACGCTGGAACGCATCCACGTGCCTGCCAGCGGCCCGGAGTTCGCCGCTGCCGCAGCGGCGATCAAGGCGGCGGGCATCGTCGGCTTCGATACCGAATCCAGGCCGACCTTCGTCACCGGCGATGTGAGCGAAGGGCCGCACGTGGTGCAGTTCGCCCTGCACGACAAGGCCTACCTGTTCCAGGTTCACCGCAGCGACGGGCATCCCTTCCTGGTCGAGTTGCTGCAGTCGGAACAGCTCATCAAGGTCGGCTTCGGCCTCAAGTCGGATAGCAGCCACATCTACGCAAAACTGGGCGTCAGGTTCAGCGGCGTGGTGGATCTGAATACGGTGTTCAGCATGCAGGGCTACCGCAAGGAGATGGGCGCACGGGCGGCAGTGGGGCTGGTGCTGAACCGGCGCTTTGCCAAATCGAAGAAGATCACCACCACCAACTGGTCGCAGCAGGAACTCACGCCGCAGCAGATGCTCTACGCCGCCAACGATGCCTACGCCGCGCTGAAGGTGCTGGAGGCGCTGGCTCTGCCGCGCAACGCGCTGCCGATCATGGGCCAGCCCGCCATTCACAAGGCCGATTTATTGGAGTAG